The following proteins are encoded in a genomic region of Gouania willdenowi chromosome 6, fGouWil2.1, whole genome shotgun sequence:
- the cd9a gene encoding CD9 molecule a isoform X2 has protein sequence MAVTWGIKCLKYLMFIFNSVFWLAGTAVFAIGLWLRLDPTTKGLFEGQESSYVFYSGVYILIAAGALMMVVGFLGCCGAIQESPCMLGTFFFFLLIIFAIEVAAGIWGFSNQSKVVDDITNFYMQKFNSYKQTGDESLKEALKVIQAELKCCGPNGMIGETAKDTCPRGEPLEEHLIKGCPDAIEEVFDSKLYIIGAVGIAIGVVMVFGMIFSMLLCCAIRKSREVV, from the exons ATGGCTGTCACTTGGGGAATCAAGTGTTTGAAATATCTCATGTTTATCTTCAACTCTGTCTTCTGG CTGGCAGGTACTGCAGTGTTTGCTATCGGTCTGTGGCTCAGACTGGACCCAACGACCAAAGGACTGTTTGAAGGACAGGAATCGTCCTACGTGTTCTACTCAG gtgtgtataTCCTGATTGCAGCAGGTGCTCTGATGATGGTCGTGGGCTTCCTGGGCTGCTGTGGAGCCATTCAGGAATCCCCCTGTATGCTGGGAACG ttcttcttcttcctgctgATTATATTTGCCATCGAGGTGGCAGCTGGAATCTGGGGTTTCTCCAACCAGAGCAAG GTGGTCGATGACATCACAAACTTCTACATGCAAAAGTTTAACAGCTACAAGCAAACAGGAGATGAGAGTCTGAAAGAGGCACTGAAGGTGATTCAGGCCGAG CTGAAATGCTGCGGTCCAAACGGAATGATCGGAGAAACCGCCAAAGACACGTGTCCTCGAGGAGAACCTCTGGAGGAGCATCTCATTAAG GGCTGCCCTGATGCCATTGAAGAGGTGTTTGACTCCAAACTTTATATCATTGGAGCAGTGGGCATCGCAATTGGAGTTGTCATG GTGTTTGGCATGATCTTCAGCATGCTTCTGTGCTGCGCCATCAGGAAGTCACGGGAGGTGGTGTGA
- the bbs10 gene encoding BBSome complex assembly protein BBS10 isoform X1 has protein sequence MTSWERLHLNNVFQTVCALESVVLRSFGPEGGHVLFTRDTGQALLTRNGTRILKALQLQHPVARMVVECVCKHSAATGDGSKTFVLLLASLLRTIQATTTCGEAGRALAERLLLFARQEFHHVIVGLLRLYGGTLVWWDDFVTPDTQESVQTLLVSFFSTRLSQVHSDFISDVTWKWIHGWSFTNTGPVPSLRFLNDHFSALHTTLAGFPVGATRLIEGQVIHRDFSTPCILMNQRLVKAVTVTSPLLSNTMDTGDVFAVGDIGGASIVHYGAWMERSLRCVIANLQTLGVRVILSAVTQPPALLSAATQAGMCVVECISDHELSLFTHLTGTLPVTDCWKVEPQQHIALLSFCRPLQLGAHRYVHVSPRGSEEVVTSSSCSLLICAPGEGQTDQYANAFRDAVRMLLTASTNASESCLQTNSPFSSPDSEAALEPGWLVTGGGTFEFILSCSLLQNAANVAHADVARLVAKAVLVVPRHILGPRHFLETQSRVASFLAKHSHGTSLAQSEQSLQDPKVNIHGCKTISESDVGVESVSCKYQLLLAVLQCLTGVLRVDTMLWTHIVSQPDASCEDDED, from the exons ATGACATCGTGGGAGCGTCTCCACCTAAACAACGTCTTTCAGACGGTGTGTGCGCTGGAGTCCGTGGTTCTCCGCAGCTTCGGCCCTGAAGGAGGCCACGTGTTGTTCACACGGGACACGGGCCAGGCGTTGCTGACCCGGAACGGGACGCGGATTCTCAAAGCTCTGCAGCTGCAGCATCCAGTGGCTCG GATGGTGgtggagtgtgtgtgtaaacacagCGCGGCCACGGGCGACGGATCCAAGACGTTTGTTCTGCTGCTGGCGTCGTTACTGCGGACAATTCAAGCGACGACCACCTGCGGAGAAGCGGGACGAGCCTTAGCAGAGCGGCTGCTACTGTTTGCACGGCAGGAGTTCCATCATGTCATCGTTGGTCTGCTCAGATTGTATGGTGGTACGTTAGTTTGGTGGGATGACTTTGTTACACCAGATACTCAGGAATCAGTCCAAACGTTGCTGGTGTCGTTTTTTTCCACTCGTCTCAGTCAAGTTCACAGTGACTTCATCAGTGATGTCACGTGGAAATGGATCCATGGCTGGAGCTTCACCAACACCGGACCCGTCCCGTCACTGCGGTTCTTAAACGATCATTTTTCTGCTTTGCACACGACACTTGCAGGCTTTCCTGTCGGCGCCACACGTTTGATCGAAGGTCAGGTGATCCACAGGGACTTCTCCACTCCGTGCATTCTGATGAACCAGCGTCTAGTCAAAGCTGTCACTGTAACTTCCCCCCTGCTGAGCAACACGATGGATACAGGAGACGTGTTTGCTGTGGGCGACATAGGGGGGGCGAGTATCGTGCATTACGGCGCCTGGATGGAAAGGTCACTCCGGTGTGTAATAGCAAACCTGCAGACTTTGGGTGTGCGTGTGATTCTGTCTGCAGTGACGCAGCCCCCGGCTCTGCTTTCTGCTGCCACACAAGCAGGGATGTGTGTCGTAGAGTGTATCAGCGACCATGAACTTTCCCTTTTCACTCACTTAACTGGAACACTTCCTGTGACGGACTGCTGGAAGGTCGAGCCTCAACAACACATcgctttgttgtcattctgtcgTCCGCTGCAGCTGGGAGCACACAG GTATGTGCACGTAAGCCCTCGTGGGAGTGAGGAAGTCGTCACATCCAGCTCGTGTAGTTTGCTCATTTGTGCTCCAGGAGAAGGGCAGACGGACCAGTACGCAAACGCTTTCCGGGATGCCGTCCGCATGTTGCTAACCGCGTCTACTAACGCATCAGAATCATGTTTACAAACCAACAGCCCGTTTTCCTCTCCTGACTCTGAGGCAGCGTTAGAGCCGGGTTGGCTCGTCACTGGAGGCGGGACGTTTGAGTTCATCCTGAGTTGTTCTCTTTTACAGAACGCCGCTAACGTCGCGCACGCCGATGTTGCTCGGCTCGTAGCTAAAGCTGTGCTGGTCGTCCCTCGTCACATTCTCGGCCCGCGACACTTTTTGGAAACTCAATCCAGGGTCGCCAGTTTTCTTGCCAAACATTCCCACGGCACAAGCTTGGCACAGAGCGAGCAATCTCTGCAGGATCCGAAAGTGAACATTCATGGTTGTAAAACTATCTCTGAATCAGATGTGGGGGTGGAGTCTGTGTCCTGTAAATATCAGCTGCTTCTTGCGGTGCTGCAGTGTCTCACAGGTGTCCTGCGTGTGGACACCATGCTTTGGACTCACATTGTTTCACAACCAGATGCTTCCTGTGAGGACGACGAGGACTGA
- the cd9a gene encoding CD9 molecule a isoform X1: MAALSGGEMCIKYLMFAFNLVFWLAGTAVFAIGLWLRLDPTTKGLFEGQESSYVFYSGVYILIAAGALMMVVGFLGCCGAIQESPCMLGTFFFFLLIIFAIEVAAGIWGFSNQSKVVDDITNFYMQKFNSYKQTGDESLKEALKVIQAELKCCGPNGMIGETAKDTCPRGEPLEEHLIKGCPDAIEEVFDSKLYIIGAVGIAIGVVMVFGMIFSMLLCCAIRKSREVV, translated from the exons ATGGCCGCTCTGTCCGGAGGAGAAATGTGCATCAAATACCTGATGTTCGCCTTTAACCTGGTTTTCTGG CTGGCAGGTACTGCAGTGTTTGCTATCGGTCTGTGGCTCAGACTGGACCCAACGACCAAAGGACTGTTTGAAGGACAGGAATCGTCCTACGTGTTCTACTCAG gtgtgtataTCCTGATTGCAGCAGGTGCTCTGATGATGGTCGTGGGCTTCCTGGGCTGCTGTGGAGCCATTCAGGAATCCCCCTGTATGCTGGGAACG ttcttcttcttcctgctgATTATATTTGCCATCGAGGTGGCAGCTGGAATCTGGGGTTTCTCCAACCAGAGCAAG GTGGTCGATGACATCACAAACTTCTACATGCAAAAGTTTAACAGCTACAAGCAAACAGGAGATGAGAGTCTGAAAGAGGCACTGAAGGTGATTCAGGCCGAG CTGAAATGCTGCGGTCCAAACGGAATGATCGGAGAAACCGCCAAAGACACGTGTCCTCGAGGAGAACCTCTGGAGGAGCATCTCATTAAG GGCTGCCCTGATGCCATTGAAGAGGTGTTTGACTCCAAACTTTATATCATTGGAGCAGTGGGCATCGCAATTGGAGTTGTCATG GTGTTTGGCATGATCTTCAGCATGCTTCTGTGCTGCGCCATCAGGAAGTCACGGGAGGTGGTGTGA
- the bbs10 gene encoding BBSome complex assembly protein BBS10 isoform X2, which yields MVVECVCKHSAATGDGSKTFVLLLASLLRTIQATTTCGEAGRALAERLLLFARQEFHHVIVGLLRLYGGTLVWWDDFVTPDTQESVQTLLVSFFSTRLSQVHSDFISDVTWKWIHGWSFTNTGPVPSLRFLNDHFSALHTTLAGFPVGATRLIEGQVIHRDFSTPCILMNQRLVKAVTVTSPLLSNTMDTGDVFAVGDIGGASIVHYGAWMERSLRCVIANLQTLGVRVILSAVTQPPALLSAATQAGMCVVECISDHELSLFTHLTGTLPVTDCWKVEPQQHIALLSFCRPLQLGAHRYVHVSPRGSEEVVTSSSCSLLICAPGEGQTDQYANAFRDAVRMLLTASTNASESCLQTNSPFSSPDSEAALEPGWLVTGGGTFEFILSCSLLQNAANVAHADVARLVAKAVLVVPRHILGPRHFLETQSRVASFLAKHSHGTSLAQSEQSLQDPKVNIHGCKTISESDVGVESVSCKYQLLLAVLQCLTGVLRVDTMLWTHIVSQPDASCEDDED from the exons ATGGTGgtggagtgtgtgtgtaaacacagCGCGGCCACGGGCGACGGATCCAAGACGTTTGTTCTGCTGCTGGCGTCGTTACTGCGGACAATTCAAGCGACGACCACCTGCGGAGAAGCGGGACGAGCCTTAGCAGAGCGGCTGCTACTGTTTGCACGGCAGGAGTTCCATCATGTCATCGTTGGTCTGCTCAGATTGTATGGTGGTACGTTAGTTTGGTGGGATGACTTTGTTACACCAGATACTCAGGAATCAGTCCAAACGTTGCTGGTGTCGTTTTTTTCCACTCGTCTCAGTCAAGTTCACAGTGACTTCATCAGTGATGTCACGTGGAAATGGATCCATGGCTGGAGCTTCACCAACACCGGACCCGTCCCGTCACTGCGGTTCTTAAACGATCATTTTTCTGCTTTGCACACGACACTTGCAGGCTTTCCTGTCGGCGCCACACGTTTGATCGAAGGTCAGGTGATCCACAGGGACTTCTCCACTCCGTGCATTCTGATGAACCAGCGTCTAGTCAAAGCTGTCACTGTAACTTCCCCCCTGCTGAGCAACACGATGGATACAGGAGACGTGTTTGCTGTGGGCGACATAGGGGGGGCGAGTATCGTGCATTACGGCGCCTGGATGGAAAGGTCACTCCGGTGTGTAATAGCAAACCTGCAGACTTTGGGTGTGCGTGTGATTCTGTCTGCAGTGACGCAGCCCCCGGCTCTGCTTTCTGCTGCCACACAAGCAGGGATGTGTGTCGTAGAGTGTATCAGCGACCATGAACTTTCCCTTTTCACTCACTTAACTGGAACACTTCCTGTGACGGACTGCTGGAAGGTCGAGCCTCAACAACACATcgctttgttgtcattctgtcgTCCGCTGCAGCTGGGAGCACACAG GTATGTGCACGTAAGCCCTCGTGGGAGTGAGGAAGTCGTCACATCCAGCTCGTGTAGTTTGCTCATTTGTGCTCCAGGAGAAGGGCAGACGGACCAGTACGCAAACGCTTTCCGGGATGCCGTCCGCATGTTGCTAACCGCGTCTACTAACGCATCAGAATCATGTTTACAAACCAACAGCCCGTTTTCCTCTCCTGACTCTGAGGCAGCGTTAGAGCCGGGTTGGCTCGTCACTGGAGGCGGGACGTTTGAGTTCATCCTGAGTTGTTCTCTTTTACAGAACGCCGCTAACGTCGCGCACGCCGATGTTGCTCGGCTCGTAGCTAAAGCTGTGCTGGTCGTCCCTCGTCACATTCTCGGCCCGCGACACTTTTTGGAAACTCAATCCAGGGTCGCCAGTTTTCTTGCCAAACATTCCCACGGCACAAGCTTGGCACAGAGCGAGCAATCTCTGCAGGATCCGAAAGTGAACATTCATGGTTGTAAAACTATCTCTGAATCAGATGTGGGGGTGGAGTCTGTGTCCTGTAAATATCAGCTGCTTCTTGCGGTGCTGCAGTGTCTCACAGGTGTCCTGCGTGTGGACACCATGCTTTGGACTCACATTGTTTCACAACCAGATGCTTCCTGTGAGGACGACGAGGACTGA